Genomic DNA from Nonomuraea rubra:
GTGGTCGTGATGGTGGTCGTGGTGGCGGTGCCGTTGCTGCTGCCCGTGTTCCGCTTCCCGCGTCCCACCGGCCCTCACGGTGTCGGCACCCTCACCTACCACTGGACCGACCACTCCCGCCGCGAGATCCTCGGCCCCGATCCACGGGCGCCGCGCGAGCTGATGGCGCAGATCTGGTATCCGGCCCAGGCCGATCCGTCCGCGCCGCGTGCCTCGTACGTGCAGGACGGCCCCATCACGGACGGCATCGCCCGGCTGCTCGGCGCGCCCGGAGTCACCTTCCAGCACCTGCGGCAGGTACGCACCAACGCCGTCGCCGACGCGCCCGCCGCTCCCGGCCGGCACCCCGTGCTGGTCTTCCTGACCGGCGCACAGGGCTTCCGTCAGTCGAACACGTTCCAGGCCGAGGAACTGGCCTCACACGGGTACGTGGTCGCCGCGCTCGACCAGCCGTACACCGCCGCCGCGGTCACCTTCCCCGGCGGGCGCACCGTGCAGGCCCTGCCCCGGGACCGGATGAGCGCGCTCATCGAACAGAGTCTCACCCCGGCGGCCACGCCTCCCGTGCTTCACGGCCGCGCGTTCCCCGAGGGGCTGATCCCGCATCTCGCCCGCGACGTGCCGTTCGCCCTGGACCGCCTGCGCGACCTCGACCGCGCCGACCCTCGCCGGGTCCTGACCGGACGGCTCGACGTGGCGCGGGCCGGGGTGTTCGGCGTGTCGCTGGGCGGCATCGTCGCTCCCCTGGCCGCCAACCTGGAGCCCCGCCTGCGCGCCGGTCTCGTCATGGACGCCCGCATGACCGCCGACGTCGTGCGTGACGGCATGCGCACCCCTGCCATGTGGCTCACCAGGGACGCCGCCACCATGCGCCGCGAGGGCTGGGACGAGGCCGAGATCGAGCAGCACCAGACGACCATGCGAGCGGTTTACGAAAAACGTCCGGCCGACGGCTACTTCATCACCATGCCGGACACGTTCCACCTCGACTACACCGACGCGACCGCCTGGTCGCCGCTCATCGGCATGCTGGGTTTCTCCGGCCCCATCGGGGCAGAACGGGCCCACACCATCATCAACGCCTATACCCTCGCGTTCTTCGACACGTACCTGAAGGACGCCCATCCGGCCCTTCCCGTCTTCTCCGGCGTGCGCGCCGAGGCCACGCCGACCTCCTCCCGGGCACCGGCTCCTACCGCACCCGACAACCGAGGCCGTACGAGCCGACCTGCCGGCGCCCTGGTGACCCTGCCTGCCGGCGAGAAGCCAAGGGGGCATGAAGGATGGGGCTGAGGCGCGGAGCGACGGGTTGCTCAGGCGAGACTCCACATCCGGATCGTGGCGTCGAGACTGCCGGAGACGACGACGGGGG
This window encodes:
- a CDS encoding alpha/beta hydrolase family protein, encoding MRPFEIGLVVAEALACLGLAFRPVRVSAVFAPAIPVAVVAQVLVEGARWPMAPAYALAAALTGLWARRAVTTVRALPRLRPARPRAGTVLGPVAMVVVMVVVMVVVVAVPLLLPVFRFPRPTGPHGVGTLTYHWTDHSRREILGPDPRAPRELMAQIWYPAQADPSAPRASYVQDGPITDGIARLLGAPGVTFQHLRQVRTNAVADAPAAPGRHPVLVFLTGAQGFRQSNTFQAEELASHGYVVAALDQPYTAAAVTFPGGRTVQALPRDRMSALIEQSLTPAATPPVLHGRAFPEGLIPHLARDVPFALDRLRDLDRADPRRVLTGRLDVARAGVFGVSLGGIVAPLAANLEPRLRAGLVMDARMTADVVRDGMRTPAMWLTRDAATMRREGWDEAEIEQHQTTMRAVYEKRPADGYFITMPDTFHLDYTDATAWSPLIGMLGFSGPIGAERAHTIINAYTLAFFDTYLKDAHPALPVFSGVRAEATPTSSRAPAPTAPDNRGRTSRPAGALVTLPAGEKPRGHEGWG